From Gossypium raimondii isolate GPD5lz chromosome 11, ASM2569854v1, whole genome shotgun sequence:
TACACTATGTAAGTAAATCCTcccatatatatatgtgtattcaatttctcaaattcCTTTGAATACTTTTTTCCATTTTGTAGAGAGTTTCAATCTTCAAAATATTCTCTTGAGCTTCAAATATGAACATTTGAACATTTTTGAATGGTTTTAAGATAACCTCCTTTTATAATGCTAATCGATCAAAACAAAGTTTTTATGGATATGGTTTCTCCAAAAGAAAGTTAAATAAaaccttttttattaattattaatatatttattaatttaatttaatcatagataagataattCTTAGAGAATAACgtttattatttatctcttgattaatttaatttgattagaGATAAgtcaattattaaaaatatgatttttttatagtgttaaagattttagttcttgacttatttttaattaatttaattaaaggaaAACAATAATGACATGACATGAAATAAGATGTCCTTACCATCACACATTGTTAGGGTGattaaaacttgatttaattcgaaaaaattgaatttttttgaattttgttatgaatattttatcggtggatgtccatcatgatctagataagttttgatatactttaaattctaatagtcattaaaagtagagttctattacatttatatttcttatgtctatagatatagactttggagaagcattgtaaattattttgattgataaataaaatacgctctctcattctctttgttctttattttctgtcttttattttataacacgttattaacatgattctcttttattttataatacgaTAACTCCAAATCTACTGCTCAAGTTTTTGTCGGTTGCCTTCTAAAGTTATTGCAATTCAGCCTTCAAATGAGGCCTGCGCACTATGGGTAATCATTatccaaaaaatattatataatcgTTATGTGAGAGATGACAatgatgttaaagatcttcaagtgtattttactatgatttatttattatatcatatttattataattggagacttgataacatgaatagatagattctGATTTGAAATTCAAGTATGTTTGTGatggttataaaataaagaatcaatggaagCGTTTAGAACTTATTCTACTAGTTTTGTTGCATTCCCCAAAGtgaatgcaaacataaagaaaataaaagatatactcATGGACCAGtaaaagtgggaacatagtaataaataagagaacaattaGAGTTgtcaagataactcttcaaaaggtaaagataacttatgttatcaatgtgatgtGAAAGATTATTGGCCCACATATGTGGCATAtacccaaatattttgtttctgttaatattctttgaggaaggatatgagaatttagtaatgaattctatcattaGAGATAGAAAATGTAACAcaccaaacctggcctagacgttatgaccgaatctgggaATGCTACGAAGAATGGTTTTGAATCCACTCTTATCATGTTAAAAACCTCGtataatttattactaaaagaGTCCACATTTTAggaaaacatattattatactCTTTAATGAAACCATCAATTGTTTGTTGTTTTAAGTAAAACGGAAATTTGCAGCGGAAGTTTAAAAGTCGTTATATTTTGAAAGCTGAGTTTGTGATCTCGAAAGCGTTTGTTTGCATAAAATAGTTGTTTTCGTAAATTGCTTTGTCAAACGTCacaggaaaaaaatcaaaacacatccaaacccaaaaatcaacaacaaaaccaaaagaaaaccaaaagtCCAGAGAGTCTCATATTTACAAAACTCTTAAGAAAAACcagaaaatttaataaactattaagtaAAAACAGTTCACGAACTAGTAGTCACCACTGAGCCTCCGTCGTACCGACTCGCACATGCCTGAAGATTACCTGAatagaacagacaaacagatgtgagttttcaaAAACTCAGTGTATAACTCAACggaaacatacatacatatatactcaGATTTCTCACATAACAGAACAGATATGGACATAAGTCCTTAATAGAATCAGAGTATCTCAGAATCATGAAAATATGCAAAGTCATatcccatcctctacacaccaattctgaccatcccaacacaccacgtAGGGTATAAAACATCCACCCAGCCCTACAAACCACACAGTGTCCGTATGACACTTATCAGAATAAGTTGCAGCCATACTGCCAGAATATTGGCAAAATGTTGCCTTACAAaatacttcctccacatatacataTCCCACCCCATACACAGATGCAGGTAACAAATAATAGATATGTCCGAACCAACATCTCTCGCATACTCATATACAGATATTACACATGTTAATACATACCAATCAGATCATACATATTGTATTTCATCATACTCAAACCAATTTAACAGAGTAGCAGATTTTAGGCTTTAGCGTTTGTTTTGCCCTTACTGACCCTACAaaaggcccacagtcgatcagAACGACGTGTGTGACCTtagggaaaaattttgaatttttggcaCACATGCACGTGTGACTTGCTCGTATgggcccacacactcgtgtggcctATACACCCAAGTtggccttgcccgtgtggcccacatggcctagcCCACAGCCCATATGCCTGTATGGCTTACTCGAGTAGGCCTATGCACCCGTGTAGCCGACACGCCCAAGTTAgccttgcccgtgtggctcaccCATGTAAGCCCACACACTCGAATTAGCCTAGGCTGTGTGACCCATACGGACTCATACACACTcgtcacatagccgtgtgttatatacggcctaccacacggcctggcatacGCCCGTGTGGTGTCAGCAGGCTAGATTTTTGACTTTCATCGATCGACGTTTTCTAGCGCTTTTATGACAGATCTAGTTCAATTTCGATGTTACAACAATCTCGAGACCTCCGAAACCTAAGAATAGTATCGTAAACACCGTCTTAGCAATTAATTTACGAATTTTAACAAGGATTTAATCACAATTAAAGCCTCTTAAAATCAAACTACGCGCAATATACTTACCACCAACGAGCAAAAACCACTCAACACTCAATTTGTTGAAAGATCACCAAACATATCTTGATTTTCCCCTATTCGAACATTAAGACGAACACCAATGGTATGTTCTCGTTACAAAAGTAACTAGAAATTCCAAAAACACACAAATAACAAATTGCCCAATAACATACCTATTCTGAACGAATCCAAGAAGGCAAATGGACAGCACCACCACCACAGCACAATTGATCAAAGTCACCGAGGACAGGCAAAAAGAGCCAAAAATAAGGCAAaatgaaaggaagaagaaaaaagtcaaaaagagaggaaagagagaaaagaaaaaaaatttggaaaaagagAATGTCAGAAATGGGaggaatttttgggaaaaattaaaaactattacaaataaaaataaaaacaaccaaaatcCCAACTCCCCACTAACTAACCTATCCCACTAAAACCGGCATCAGATTCTCATCCAACATCCTCAGAGTTTCAGTTCCACCAAACCTCTATCATACAACCGAAACAAAAATTATCATCCACACTTACACGTGGATTTGAACACGAGACTTTAGGATAAactaacaccttaccacttgaactagtaggctcattctgatatgagttgatcaaaaataaaatataagccCAACCACTGAAGATAAGGTTAGGATAAAAAAAATAGCATAATTCTAAACGTGAGAATTGAACCCAAGACTTCAAATACAAAATCAACATACTTagccactgaagcagatactcatttatgaaaaaaattacaaaaaaataatttaaacaattgaagGTGTTACGaaagtatttatcttatttggtactgaaacaaacaaatattattctaatatttgatagtacgaaattagttgaaagctcggaagagctaatatatcaatatctaaaagcacaaaatttgtgatggttaatacattagttttaaaaggtattcattataatggatatcatattgaggttgtgaatgaagaaaatattatatttaatatgaatCACTATTCTATattgaaaggatgaaaaaagggaggattgagttattgattactcttgttattaaattgaattgactgTGACTATCTTTtgatcttcttttgtcatcatccccattaagggttgaaaacaaaatatttgactgtgaaaAATGTACTTATGAGTAATAAAATATggtaattttatctaaaacttGTTATGGTTGGGTGCACTGAAGTtgcaagtttttaaaaaaaaactatgagtATAACTCTACAAGATTtagaataagttctcaattaaaattacgaGGAAATATTATTGATGAGAACTTGCAAAGAGAAaacttatatatgaaaattcattGGTTATGTACCTATTGTACACCTGAAAAAAAAGATCTACTCAAAGTTTGCTATAAATAGATTTTGATTGGATTCAAAGTCTACTAGAGTTTAATTTGCTTACTTCTTGATAAAATCGTCAAGACTTAATGCAAAAAAAggtacatatttaaatattaaatcgacttgatatattgtttaaatatttgagatgatcttcttttaagttttgattacatGAGTTACATCTTGTTTTCAACATCTCATttgttcatgaaaataaatattaactgATTTATTTATGTCGCTATGatagattttataattacataatatatttgattaaaacatatctagtatgcaaatttgttttaataaaccaatgaattttatggttattcggatttgatttagttcaaaGAATTGTTAAATATAGTAGTTCATACGTTTTATTTCATGtgttaattatttaaagaaattacaTGAGCAATTGTGAGTGAAAATTTCTATGAGCATGAATGGttggattttaatttaaatttcatggATGTTTGTTATGATGGTTATGAAAGAAAAATTGCTAGTTTTTCATTATGTCACATTTTAATGTTTGAGATGtgattttattgatatatttaatttgagcTTGTTTCTATAGATGACTTAGGCAGTTATTCTTGGTAGTTAATTGATTATGCAAAAATCTTGTTAAAAGgactttaaaagtattttgaattgatcTCATATCTCTTTATggctaaacaaaataatgagttATCTGTTCCACAGTTCGCTTTATTCCTAAAGTGAATGTAGTAatacataacaatatttatgaaaatttaacttattgtCATTATTAACAAATAGATAAAAAGAAGATGGATGATTCAAAATGTTGCCAAATGTTTATTCTTAGTACGAATGCTCAATGATTTATACTAATTTATCATTCATTGAAGTAGATGATATATGTATAATCTTATTGGtaagaaatatgatatatgcttgcattattgtttgaattactTTTGCACATTCCTTGAAGTGAATGTcgcaataaatataataaattttataattattatttttggacatttgaagattttggcatattcccaagcgaatattgcatataattgtttggaaattatatttattttgttgagtTAGTGAcattatagacttcacattgCTTTAGATatttccagtagtaaatgtcacaatagtacttatatgtggatacaaagtaaaaggaatgacaataaatgtatcaatttgtcacaatttatattgatattattagtataattgaaatgaatgttaaagtaaaccgaaATTTCTTgatacaaatacatttactacTTGCCGTGACTAGTTAGACCATcttggatcatatatgatgcggaaattaattgagaattcatatggaaATTCATTAAAGAAtcagaagattctttaatttaaagaattctcatttgttgcttgttctcagtgaaaattgattattagaaactcactagctaaagttgagatttaatgttttgaatttctgaaatgaatatctctccattcatccaccatgtggatgattttgatattatatgatttttgtagatgcatatacaaaataatcacatatgtgttatcaacttgcaGCTTGTCATTTtcaagattgcttgtttaaacaATTAGTTTCAAATTACGCAATTAAGACAACTCATCTTGCTAAtactgatgagtttatatctcagtattttattgattgttgtatatgagtttgaaattttttttgtataagtttgttatttatgtgcctaatggtttagataaattattgattgaacgccCCTGATTGGtatctaaaccattacttatgagaactaaacttcctatttcaacatgagattatgttggtTTACATGTTGTCACATCAAgtcaataagttataaatactcacCATTACAATTGAATTTTggtcaagagctaaatatttcccatatttgaatttttgtacgtgcgtatatgttccaattgctccaccacaacgtACAAAAATGAATGAGTCCTCAAAGAAAGTCGGGAATATACATTAATTACGAGTCTCGTTGTATTATAGATGTTTTGAATATATTGGAGATCTAATTATGTCATGATTTGTGATtgctattttgatttgatagttttcCCGACACTAGGGGCAATAATAACTGAATGAAATCActacttgtaatgagttatcattATCTAGATCCTTAtagagagtaatttgaaccagaagttcagAAAGGATAACTCACTTTATTACAAGTTAACTGTcagatgtatttacaaacttaatgagaataaccaagtattatataccatttaatattttaattcgaACCAAAGTCCCAGTAGGACAATCAATTAGAATAAATGATAGATTTTTCGgttccaaatatgaaaattcttctagataGTTATATAGTTGAGGTGGATACtccagaagagacccaagacataattaaaactcCAAAAGAGATTCAGATACCTAaaattgaagattaaaatagtgaaaataaagaaatctcgataagttatgtcaatttgaaaaaatgtgGAACtgataataaaagtggtcgacaatgattttgcatgtaatattattgttgaaataatgaaataaaaggaggatcctgaataaatctattgagaaatatagatattaaataaatgggtcaaaatagaaatatgcaactcaagtacaattaaattcgtggagtttttggaccagCAGTCCAAATATCCaaaggtataaagccagtgagggtacaaatgaagtagttttgcaaaaaaaaaaaaagaactttttgCTAAGTCCtaacattgattatgaaaagatataatattcttttgtgatGGATACAATgacctttatatatattattaaacagacagttcataaaagatttaatttatgtctaatggttgttgttacaaccttttatgaaccactatatagtaaagtttatattaaaattcttgaaggatttagaatgctagaagcatattgaaattttgagaaattgttgatttatatgaattgaaataatttgaacatatgtggtaaatttgacatagtaaataatagttgaaggaggattataaaatgatccaaaatacctatttgtgtttttatagaagaatcatgattaaagtttgctatgattattgtCGAAACTCTTGAAGAGGTCAAAATATATTTAccccaaaattttccctcactcatgactttAAAAAGAATAGTGATATAAATGCTACGCAAATgcattcaaatagtcatttgaaaaactagtattcaagattgaatacgtagaatatgagaaaatatgtgatgttttcattaGGGGGAGTAAATACGCGCTATACCCTTTTCCCCTTAatcgaggttttgtcccattgggttttcctagtaaggtttttaatgatgCAGTATATTACGCGTATTATAGatttgtgtactctttttccttcactttgaaatttttcacCAAAGGatttttatcttagtaaggttttaacgagacaCATTGTCTACaaatggacatccaaggggaagtgttatgaatattttattaagtggatATGCATCAAAATCtagataaattttgatatgctttaaattctaatagtcattagaagtagagttctattatatttatattggtATTGGTTAAAATAGATCGAAAAACActatatactttaaattctaatagtcattagaagtagagttctattacatttatatttcttatgtctacaaatataaaatgtagAGAAGCATTgtaaattattctaattaatcaataaaatacgctCTCTTTTTCTcccattctctttgttcttttattttcatcttttattttataacaaattttgaattaatcaaatcaagttatttgatttttctaataaacttgaatcaataaTTGATTTTTCAAGTTCGAGTCGAGCTGAATTTTACAACTCgaataaattgaataactttaataaaaaattaatataaataccCTTGGGTccctaataatttaaaaaatatgcgAATTGGTCCCActcaaaaaattaagaaaaaaatcaaaatattcttctaaaattcaaattatttataaaatatattttccaaaattttataaaatatatatttaaaaattaaaattattaaaattatataaaatgctaaattatattttaaagaattccaagataataaaacttgaagccttaaacaagtaaattatcaaatcaaaattaccaTATAATTATCttgttttttctattatttgagTCTAAAAGAGTTttcatgtataatatatatgtgataCTTATGTGCTTTAACTCGGACTTTAGTcatattataaacaaaattttaatatgatcggtttaattttttaatttaactcgaaaaaTTATCTCACTCAACTTGATTTCCCTTTCACtctatttgatttaaaaagaaattcaaatcaagttaaaatgatgAATAAGAATCATCAACTCAACTAAATTTTCTCTCTTGATTCGCTCATTTCAATCGAACACTTGCCCCTAGACATGACAACTTGTTAATGGCACGTGATTACTTATAATtgtttagaaaatttcttcatcTGTAATGATGAGTACATTtacaatttctaaaaatattaattgtatgtataattataaaaacttgcaaaattaataatttttaactagTATAAATTTCTCCATTCTCTTTAAGTAATTATAGTCTTTAATGTactgaaattaattaatataatacatttatttaattttaatttaattaatcttaaaaagtatcctaaaattattattaaagtaaaatcaaTACGGTGGGAGACAATTAAACTCTTTTAGgtaaggaagaagaaaattgtGCGACACATGGGAATCATTGtcaaattatttgatttctttactATATAAATTGTtgacatattatatttttaagtagcTGTCATAATAAAAGCTGGTTTTCACTTCATTGTTGAGCATATTCTTACGGTATCTTGATTTTATACACAAATACATCATTTTTCTTTAGCAATTTTAGTCTTATCCATCATAGATTTTATAAGTTCTACTTCATATTACTAAACATTGTTTTGATTAAGAAATTAATCCTTGTTgtcttattaattatttttcatctgCCTtccattttgaaaaagaaaaacaatatttaCCAAagagataatatataatttaatctttgaatTTATCTATTTGTGCTTAGTTGGttcttaatttttgttttagatttaGTTGGTCTTTTTAGCTTATATTTCGTCAATTAAGTTGATACATTTACATTAACGAAAAGagattatatgaaattgagatgtCATGTGTATCCCTTTTCAATAGTTTAATGTCACATCAAGTTTTTTTCctgaattttagtattttcctatgttaaaattcaagagaaaagAACAAATGTGGCATTAAACTATTGAAGAATGATACAAATGATATAGCATTCCAGTTTCATCCAATCTTTTAGCTTGTGTTGATGTGGTACCAATCACCAATTTAGTAATATCATGTGGCAACTTCTTAAAATGTCACGTGACAAAcataaactaatatatataaattaaaattaaaatttatatttattttttatgtagaGTTCTAAGAAACTATCACGTGATATATATTGGATCATGTTAACATAAACTAGTGTAGAGTTACCAATTTACAAGTTTACGACGCAATTaagttgaaaacaaaatttaaaaaaactaactaaacataaatagacaaattctacgaaaaattatatattatccaATTAGAAAGAACATGGTCATGTCGACGAGGCTTCCACCTGAATTCCCAATTCATCTGCTCATTTAGACTCTCCCATTTGTTCACTTTAAGTAAACCCATCCTTTGCCAGTTGCCAGTGCCACCCGATGAGATTGAGACACAGACGTTAACATTTCCTCTCCCGATCTCAAGTCAAACTCCATCGCCATTCTTCTTTAAAGCCTCCACCGAAAGAACAAAAGATCCTCTCAGTTTCTTCAGCTTAGTTTTAAATGGCTGCAACAGCAACAACTACCCAAACCCATCCTCCAAACCCTTTATTGAAAGCACCCAAAGGACCAACAAGATCAAAGcttgtttgtttctcttttgcTGCATATTCCAAAACCATAATTGACCATCTTAAATCCCTCCACATTCCAGTTTTTTCAGGCTTAACCGACCAAGAATTCTCCTCTATTGAATCAACTTTCCACTTCACTTTCCCTCCTGACCTTCGTTCTATCCTCCAAGAAGGCCTCCCCGTCCATCCTTCATTCCCCAACTGGCGATCCTCTTCTCCTCAGCAACTTATCATTCTCCTTAACCTCCCTTCCTTGTCTCTCTACAGGAACATTAGGTTCCACAACTTTTGGTCGGATTCTTGGGGGTCTAAACCATCAAACACCAATGATGCTTTAGCTTTGGTTAAGGACTTGTTACGAAATGCGCCCCTTCTTGTTCCTGTATATAGAAACTGCTATATCCCTTCGACGCCAAACTTGTCGGGGAACCCTGTTTTTTACGTTGATACGGAGGAAATTAGAATCTTAAGCTTTGATATAACTAGgttttttcaagaacttgaacTCTCGACGAGGGGTGGGGTTTCTAAGCCTTTCATGAGGAAGAAAGCCAATAGCGTTAATATCAACGTTCCAGCTTGGGCGGCTACCGCGCCACGGAGGATTGAGTTTTGGACGGAAGTGGCTGGGAGAGGGAGGAGAACAGTGGCGCGTGGGGTCACGGGAGGGTGGTGGAATAGGGATGAGGTGGAGAGGGAGGGAGAGTCGAGGTTAGGGGCATGTATGGAGGAAGAGTTTTGGCGATTGAGGGAGGGAGGGTGGAACGAGGAGGAGGTGAgggagatgatgatgatgattgaCGGATCTGATCATAACGAGAACAAGGAAATGAGCGGGACCCAATTGGTGATGGACGGTGAGGATGCGGCGTGGCACGTGAGGGTTTTATCTGTCGTGTTATTACGCGCGGGATGGAGTAGGGAAGATGTGGTGTACTCGCTCGATCTCCATGATGTTATTGATGATAACGACGATGATGAAAGTATGAACTGAGGAGCACGGAACCTTTTTAGAACTCAACGTCCGAATAGCTGTCGCGTTTAGGATGATAATCatcatattttactaaattaatatctataggttatattttacaaataaattcatCTGATTGTACACTTAAAAAGATTAGGGTGactgataaaataataaaataatacatatatctTTTGCTATAAggattagtttttaatagtaaaaataattaattttttaatgaaaaaattaacttactctttatttaatatataaagattaatttatttattttgtaatataataactaaaatgtaattaatttatCTGAATCATTTACGGctatatagattataaataacaattttgtaaGCATGGATTTACTTTTGCGACTTGTCTTTCTcgtaaataatattaactataaaatatttaatttattttgttgcaCCATGTGAAATAAGGATACATATGTAAGGGTATGCATATCCAATGCCTTTATACAAAGAAGAATATATGGTAAACCTTTTTATCTGCAAAAGTTGCCGAGTTTGATATATTGATGGGGGTTGAAGCGGTGAATTGGGGACCATTTGAAATGCGATAAGGAGAGTTTCATAGTTTTTGCTACCCTGTGTTCGTCATATAGATTTCATTCCATCATGCGTTTAAATAGCTAAAAATCCTATCACAAAGTTGtaacataaatatgtatacaaataatatataataaataataaaattaattaagaataacacattaaatatatatgatattaaaattttaaaaatagattaaattatttattattgtattatcaTCAATTTTGAGTTAGGGTCGAgttaatttgtataaaaattagattatattgttaattattgataaaagtaataaagtttaataataaaatttaaatatataaaaatatcaaaataaactttaGTTGAGTGGTAGATTAAGTGTTTTATTAATGCAATTGATTCGAGTTTAAATTTCGTCGcattcatatttttttggtttaaaaaaactaaagtactattaattaatataatttatcttaattGTGAAagaacattttcataatttttctaattgagttggtgATCCGAATGAGGGTGACACTAACTCAGTTAgaagcttaaataataatatagataatatGAGTTTTTAAGCCAATATCATGAATGTGAGATCGTCACATCATCTGCTCACccaacaaaattattttctttttctattcaaatCTTAACTGTTGGTTTAGGAACAATACCAAGTTGGGTTAGGTATACTTgagaattttagaaatagataaaataggAAATTTTGAGTGTTAGTACAAAAAGTAGTTAGAGCcgatagaaaattaaaaaatgctcttgaaataagagaaataaatcCAGGTATTGACTTaattgtaagaaaataaaaatattggagCAAAAGtaagaaatttaaaatgattgcattgaattgaaggaaaaagaggAAGGACTAGAActgaaaatttaccaaaataaagtATGATTCATGGATGGTATTATAGAGAAAGTGGGAGGATTAAATGGTAATTACTCAAACAAGATAATTATGGAAAATGTAAtgattaaggactaaaatgtgtaAAAGTATGATTGGTGAGTCATTTtgataattatcattttaattattaaattaattaaatatttttattagaaaagatgagaaagatgaagaaatcaTTTATCTTTCTCCTACGTCTCACGCCACCTCCATTTCTCTATCCTTtcaacttttgtttttattataaataggTTCTTTCTACATTTTTAAGccttttaagtttaatttctcCAATTTCTTTCATGAATCCTTATTGAAGTCAACAGAGAAGCCTAATATTCACCTTAGTTTCATGAAAAGAGTATCAATAGTTGCAttgaaggagagagaaaataagaacTAGGGTCTGATTACAAGTGATTAAGGTAAAAATGATAAGCTTCTTCATgaaattcatgttattttcatttaaattgtaacgccccaaactTGATCCAATGAATTGAATCCAAATCTAGGGTGTTAT
This genomic window contains:
- the LOC105804087 gene encoding uncharacterized protein LOC105804087 encodes the protein MAATATTTQTHPPNPLLKAPKGPTRSKLVCFSFAAYSKTIIDHLKSLHIPVFSGLTDQEFSSIESTFHFTFPPDLRSILQEGLPVHPSFPNWRSSSPQQLIILLNLPSLSLYRNIRFHNFWSDSWGSKPSNTNDALALVKDLLRNAPLLVPVYRNCYIPSTPNLSGNPVFYVDTEEIRILSFDITRFFQELELSTRGGVSKPFMRKKANSVNINVPAWAATAPRRIEFWTEVAGRGRRTVARGVTGGWWNRDEVEREGESRLGACMEEEFWRLREGGWNEEEVREMMMMIDGSDHNENKEMSGTQLVMDGEDAAWHVRVLSVVLLRAGWSREDVVYSLDLHDVIDDNDDDESMN